In a genomic window of Carassius gibelio isolate Cgi1373 ecotype wild population from Czech Republic chromosome A3, carGib1.2-hapl.c, whole genome shotgun sequence:
- the LOC127947391 gene encoding uncharacterized protein LOC127947391 isoform X5 — protein MTKLQLLHRALNERLMAAVEQIMEMVGDTVLEYEEETIRARKENELLRRRLRWMEGANRADWPGPSEPVMLSTMDEASPSRQDEGAANIGFGQQSEALEIKTESTDLPLCIRPESSVTTFPQSIDQGSDNAGTGAGIAYGLTDSMTWDSGQSYMAPLDFDPTPGPSRVRRWRGRNRRQRMSFACPDCGKVFGREQRLMVHMRIHSTERPYAYRRRKACFYGDNRKKRKLHRLSQLSREIVDDLSDGSEQTNRSSASPEQLETTAPGLEEEPESDHTSSDKEPEKRITTSVRNQHEKKVVNQMCHCPHCPHRVFARPCQLAMHMKTHTVTTHVNRPTQAQSGTREIVDVNRNLPKRQRKKNVEKKPKVADNHEHHCPDCDRVFSYASRLRFHMKSHNSKKALLLKTLPIKAEVTKEDTTVAVLKKTYACPHCDKLFTREGWLLPHIRSQHKEVKNRSDYVDMFASRLTRSQQPFTMQFRKRTTTKWGEDTKDLRLKKQKTKESRRSKAKLLQTSDESILVVDVSTVTNDEAEQSADPPTMSTDEAEQSEDLLKPGTAEAEQSEDLLKPGTDEAEQSEDLLKPGTDEAEQSEDLLKPGTDEAEQTEDLLKPGTDEAEQCKDLLKTGTNETEKSEDLLKTGTNEGQKSADLPKTGTDESESPSEQSNLKRMFPCKTCGKEFVVEKRLKKHSRTHVGHKLQNEKKRKRALMEMELEEQERRSEEKERLDDKMSSNHNPSTAQMPQGSPKKEPLQKSKTRGQGPLPCPFCGKVFAWEMRLLMHMQIHCGEKPYAYRQRTRRFYGDLKRGQLPKIHSQEPLGDKSGESEESECEEIVNKDRSTHLSSIATHAVSGALASSIETTVPENYTGSPDLLPQRAIEQPTTSYKSNQTTKPELVSDIKSHFNLQPRIVLQPIMTEYKYWSSVPRVADFKSGCFEISSGFDHKQTSYPVLVDDEMVNAVEDKTVVSNFCTLPLEFSSHGIQNKSEICHNGNPETEVVFVEVGSPQHDSEEEPDNIGGPLGIESPEGKDMENQQKDDSNYNFRGVSEKTARNQVSLIVTDDEVEQSNARTVAENALSECGRTKCDWKCECKNSSAMKLTCVMPQSSVLQSSLKETIFGTIQKNIDSKLVCVVFSDVEDNVNEDVLSSSKGLDKKKTAFVPSIQNEQLEVENKSGKNPFSNSNLPALDATEPTKSTDGASQLTEDESISNDPPRNQMAFTSIRQTEERPMSPKERISCQTSDMVFAGQESLSEVHADKKLLDMEITNGDERKNKKLGLNNQMSESFLDDSTDNFLILGTNEPPVQNVKTCEKACRNIELHLKFDHAEEPEVVKALNLATDCKERKPLLSSFAIKKNFNQPSASRIDCDEDIVHCIFCHESFQWNKFREHAFICKHNMNPAASSKTKEMFDASYSRHYQHLQTFRAN, from the exons ATGACCAAACTGCAGCTGCTGCACCGCGCGCTGAACGAGCGTCTGATGGCGGCGGTGGAGCAGATCATGGAGATGGTCGGCGACACGGTGCTGGAGTATGAAGAAGAGACGATCCGTGCCCGGAAAGAAAACGAGCTTCTGAGACGGAGGCTCCGGTGGATGGAGGGGGCAAATCGAGCCGACTGGCCAG GCCCATCAGAACCTGTTATGCTTTCCACAATGGACGAGGCCAGTCCATCCCGGCAAGATGAGGGTGCTGCCAACATCGGATTTGGACAGCAATCAGAAGCTCTTGAAATCAAAACAGAGTCGACTGATCTCCCACTGTGCATTAGACCTGAAAGCAGTGTCACCACATTTCCTCAAAGCATCGATCAGGGATCTGACAATGCCGGGACAGGCGCTGGCATTGCCTATGGCCTGACAGACAGTATGACCTGGGACTCTGGCCAAAGTTACATGGCCCCTCTGGACTTTGATCCAACTCCAGGTCCCTCCAGGGTCCGGCGCTGGAGAGGACGCAACAGAAGGCAGAGGATGTCCTTTGCCTGTCCAGACTGTGGTAAAGTCTTTGGGAGGGAACAGAGGCTGATGGTTCATATGCGGATTCATTCCACTGAGAGGCCTTATGCATACCGCCGGCGCAAGGCGTGCTTCTACGGTGACAATAGGAAAAAGAGGAAACTGCACAGGCTCTCTCAG CTCTCAAGAGAAATTGTGGATGATCTGTCAGATGGCTCCGAGCAGACGAACAGGAGTAGTGCATCGCCTGAACAACTAGAAACCACTGCACCAGGTCTAGAAGAAGAGCCTGAGAGTGACCATACCAGCAGTGATAAAGAACCAGAAAAGAGAATTACCACCTCTGTGCGGAATCAGCAcgaaaaaaaagttgtaaaccAGATGTGTCACTGCCCTCATTGCCCTCATCGGGTGTTCGCTCGGCCCTGTCAATTAGCCATGCACATGAAGACCCACACGGTCACAACTCATGTCAACCGACCCACCCAAGCACAGTCAGGAACTCGGGAGATAGTGGATGTGAACAGGAATTTACCCAAG aggcaaagaaaaaaaaatgtggagaAGAAGCCCAAAGTTGCTGACAATCATGAGCACCATTGTCCAGACTGTGACAGAGTCTTCTCTTATGCAAGTCGGTTGCGTTTCCACATGAAGTCCCATAATTCCAAAAAGGCTTTATTACTCAAAACTTTGCCAATCAAGGCTGAG GTGACTAAAGAAGACACAACTGTGGCCGTGCTAAAGAAAACATATGCATGCCCACATTGTGATAAATTGTTTACTCGTGAAGGATGGCTGTTACCGCACATTCGCTCTCAGCACAAGGAAGTAAAGAACAGGAGTGATTACGTTGACATGTTTGCCAGTAGACTTACTAGATCGCAACAGCCTTTCACCATG CAATTTCGTAAGCGCACAACTACGAAGTGGGGAGAAGACACTAAGGACCTGAGACTGAAAAAACAGAAAACTAAAGAATCAAGAAGGAGCAAAGCTAAACTACTTCAGACAAGTGATGAGTCCATCCTGGTTGTTGATGTTTCCACAGTCACAAATGATGAGGCTGAACAAAGTGCAGATCCTCCTACAATGAGCACAGATGAGGCTGAACAAAGTGAAGATCTTTTGAAACCAGGCACAGCTGAGGCTGAACAAAGTGAAGATCTTTTGAAACCAGGCACAGATGAGGCTGAACAAAGTGAAGATCTTTTGAAACCAGGCACAGATGAGGCTGAACAAAGTGAAGATCTTTTGAAACCAGGCACAGATGAGGCTGAACAAACTGAAGATCTTTTGAAACCAGGCACAGATGAGGCTGAACAGTGTAAAGATCTTCTGAAAACGGGCACAAATGAGACTGAAAAAAGTGAAGATCTTCTGAAAACGGGCACAAATGAGGGACAAAAAAGTGCAGATCTTCCTAAAACGGGCACGGATGAGTCAGAGAGCCCTTCTGAGCAATCAAATCTGAAGAGGATGTTTCCATGCAAAACATGTGGCAAAGAGTTTGTTGTGGAGAAGAGGCTAAAGAAGCACTCAAGGACTCATGTTGGACATAAGTTGCagaatgaaaagaaaaggaaaagagctCTAATGGAAATGGAACTTGAGGAACAAGAAAGGAGATCGGAGGAAAAAGAGAGGCTTGATGATAAGATGTCAAGTAATCACAACCCAAGTACTGCG CAGATGCCTCAAGGATCCCCCAAAAAAGAGCCATTACAAAAAAGCAAAACCAGAGGTCAAGGGCCACTACCCTGCCCATTTTGTGGCAAAGTTTTTGCTTGGGAAATGCGCCTATTAATGCATATGCAGATTCATTGTGGTGAGAAACCTTACGCCTATCGGCAGCGCACGAGACGTTTTTATGGTGACCTGAAAAGGGGCCAGCTTCCGAAAATCCATAGTCAGGAG CCTTTGGGGGACAAAAGTGGTGAGTCTGAGGAATCTGAGTGTGAAGAGATTGTGAATAAGGACAGATCTACACATCTGAGCAGCATTGCAACCCATGCAGTGTCTGGAGCTCTCGCAAGCAGTATTGAGACCACTGTACCTGAGAACTACACTGGCAGCCCTGACCTTTTACCTCAGAGAGCTATTGAGCAGCCTACCACTTCTTACAAGAGTAATCAAACAACCAAACCTGAACTGGTCAGTGACATCAAGAGTCACTTCAATTTGCAGCCCAGGATTGTTCTCCAACCAATTATGACTGAATACAAGTATTGGAGCTCAGTGCCTCGGGTAGCTGACTTTAAATCAGGTTGCTTTGAAATAAGTAGTGGCTTTGATCACAAACAAACATCATACCCAGTATTGGTTGATGATGAAATGGTGAATGCTGTGGAAGATAAAACTGTGGTTTCCAATTTTTGTACATTGCCATTAGAATTCTCTAGTCATGGCATCCAGAACAAATCTGAAATATGCCACAATGGTAATCCTGAAACAGAAGTAGTCTTTGTGGAGGTTGGATCTCCACAGCATGATTCGGAAGAAGAGCCTGACAACATTGGGGGGCCACTGGGCATTGAATCTCCTGAGGGAAAAGATATGGAGAATCAACAAAAAGATGACAGCAACTATAATTTTCGTGGTGTTTCAgaaaaaacagccagaaaccagGTATCACTTATAGTTACAGATGATGAAGTAGAGCAGTCAAATGCAAGAACTGTTGCTGAAAATGCTCTGTCTGAATGTGGAAGAACGAAGTGTGATTGGAAGTGTGAATGTAAAAACAGTTCTGCTATGAAATTAACCTGTGTCATGCCACAGAGTAGCGTTTTACAATCTTCGTTAAAGGAAACTATTTTTGGCACCATTCAGAAGAACATTGACTCTAAATTAGTTTGTGTTGTCTTCTCAGATGTTGAAGACAATGTTAATGAAGATGTGTTGAGTTCCTCCAAAGGtttagataaaaagaaaacagccttTGTTCCTAGCATTCAAAATGAACAATTAGAGGTGGAGAACAAATCTGGCAAAAATCCCTTCAGCAACTCCAACTTACCAGCTCTAGATGCAACTGAGCCCACCAAATCTACTGATGGTGCCTCACAACTTACTGAAGATGAGAGTATCTCAAATGACCCCCCCAGAAACCAGATGGCCTTTACCTCCATTAGACAAACAGAGGAGAGGCCCATGAGTCCAAAGGAGAGAATATCATGTCAAACATCTGATATGGTGTTTGCTGGTCAAGAATCTCTGTCGGAAGTTCACGCTGACAAGAAACTGCTAGACATGGAGATTACCAATGGCGATGAGAGAAAAAATAAGAAACTGGGTCTGAACAACCAG ATGTCAGAATCATTTCTGGATGATTCAACTGACAACTTTTTAATCTTGGGGACAAATGAACCTCCTGTACAAAATGTGAAAACATGTGAGAAGGCATGTAGAAATATAGAACTGCACCTAAAGTTTGATCACGCAGAAGAACCTGAAGTGGTAAAAGCTTTAAATCTTGCCACAGACTGTAAAGAAAGGAAACCGTTATTGAGCAGTTTTGCTATTAAAAAGAACTTCAACCAACCTAGTGCTTCTAGAATCGATTGTGATGAAGATATTGTTCATTGCATTTTTTGCCATGAGTCGTTTCAATGGAACAAATTTCGGGAGCATGCTTTTATATGTAAGCACAACATGAATCCAGCTGCATCCAGCAAAACTAAGGAAATGTTTGATGCATCTTACTCCAGACACTATCAGCATCTCCAGACCTTTAGAGCCAACTAA